The Candidatus Schekmanbacteria bacterium RIFCSPLOWO2_02_FULL_38_14 genome has a segment encoding these proteins:
- a CDS encoding restriction endonuclease subunit S: MSDVVNKLWGFCHTLRHDGVDYGDYIEQLTYLLFLKMADERGVEIPKDCTWESLKKESGTDLLDHYSDILRKLREKPGLLGDIFAQSVPRFNNPVNLKRLIAMIDEEEWSAMDVDIKGAAFEGLLEKAASEGKKGAGQYFTPRVLIDSIVRVMKPDPRINPDFTICDPACGTGGFLMRSYEWLLNITKGALERKDIKRIKTSTYYGQELVSRPRRLSLMNLFLHGLESKIYLGDSIYEPERGERYNCVLTNPPFGTKGANQAPEREDFTIATSNKQLNFVQHVMNILKRGGRAGIVLPDNCLFEDKAGEVFEILMQDCNLHTVLRLPRGTFTPYSQGVKANVIFFQKGLPTENVWIFDARSNVPGITKKDRPLSSKHFSEFEECYGKDPNGQSKRKDLREEGRFRKFHISDIKERDYKLDITWLKDDSVEDANNLPDPQDLASEAITELKATVDDLKEILQLIEVNGES; the protein is encoded by the coding sequence ATGTCTGATGTTGTAAATAAGCTTTGGGGATTTTGCCACACTCTCCGCCATGATGGAGTTGACTATGGCGATTATATTGAACAGCTCACATATCTGCTCTTTTTAAAAATGGCAGATGAGAGGGGTGTTGAAATACCCAAAGACTGTACATGGGAAAGCCTGAAAAAAGAAAGCGGAACAGACTTGCTTGACCATTATTCTGATATTTTAAGAAAATTAAGAGAAAAACCGGGATTGCTTGGAGACATCTTTGCTCAATCCGTTCCCCGCTTTAACAATCCGGTTAATCTTAAGCGATTAATAGCCATGATTGATGAAGAAGAATGGTCTGCTATGGATGTTGATATAAAAGGCGCAGCCTTTGAAGGACTACTTGAAAAAGCAGCCAGTGAAGGCAAAAAAGGAGCGGGACAATATTTTACCCCAAGAGTTCTCATTGATTCCATTGTCCGCGTCATGAAACCCGACCCAAGAATCAACCCGGACTTTACAATCTGCGACCCTGCTTGCGGTACAGGCGGGTTTCTGATGAGAAGTTATGAATGGCTTTTAAATATTACAAAAGGCGCGCTTGAACGGAAAGACATTAAGCGGATTAAGACCTCAACCTATTATGGACAGGAACTGGTCTCCCGTCCAAGAAGATTATCATTAATGAATCTCTTCCTCCATGGCCTTGAATCAAAAATTTATTTAGGGGATTCCATATACGAGCCTGAACGTGGAGAACGATATAATTGTGTTCTGACAAATCCGCCTTTTGGAACAAAGGGCGCAAACCAGGCTCCGGAGCGTGAAGACTTTACCATTGCAACAAGCAACAAACAGCTAAACTTTGTTCAGCATGTAATGAATATTCTCAAGCGCGGTGGCAGAGCCGGAATAGTTCTTCCTGATAATTGCCTCTTTGAAGATAAGGCTGGTGAGGTTTTTGAAATCCTGATGCAGGACTGTAATCTTCATACTGTTTTACGTCTTCCCCGCGGGACTTTCACTCCATACAGTCAGGGAGTAAAGGCAAATGTAATTTTCTTTCAGAAAGGCTTGCCTACTGAAAATGTCTGGATATTTGATGCCCGCTCCAATGTACCGGGAATAACAAAAAAAGACCGCCCACTCTCTTCAAAGCATTTTTCTGAATTTGAAGAGTGTTATGGCAAAGATCCTAATGGTCAGAGCAAAAGAAAAGATTTGAGAGAAGAAGGCAGGTTCAGAAAATTCCACATCAGCGATATAAAAGAGCGTGATTACAAACTTGATATTACATGGCTAAAAGATGATTCTGTTGAGGATGCAAATAATTTGCCTGACCCGCAGGACTTGGCAAGCGAGGCAATTACTGAACTTAAAGCAACGGTGGATGATCTGAAGGAAATACTTCAGTTGATAGAAGTAAATGGAGAGTCCTGA